One genomic segment of Brassica napus cultivar Da-Ae chromosome A3, Da-Ae, whole genome shotgun sequence includes these proteins:
- the LOC111214207 gene encoding fasciclin-like arabinogalactan protein 7, giving the protein MAKMQFSIFIAVAFIVFSASTNAKTASPPAPMLPPTPAPAPAPHHVNLTELLSVAGPFHTFLDYLLSSGVIETFQSQANNTEEGVTIFVPKDDAFKAQKNPPLSNLTKDQLKQLLLSHALPHYYSLSEFKNLSQSGPVSTFAGGQYPLKFTDVSGTVRIETLWTRTKVSSSVFSTDPVAVYQVNRVLLPEAIFGTDVPPMPAPAPAPVVSSPSDSPSADSDEANASSPKSSHKNSAQTLALAPVAMVVSGLVALFL; this is encoded by the coding sequence ATGGCAAAGATGCAGTTTTCAATCTTTATCGCCGTCGCCTTCATCGTCTTCTCTGCATCAACAAACGCCAAAACCGCAAGCCCTCCAGCTCCAATGCTACCACCGACACCAGCTCCAGCACCGGCCCCACACCACGTGAATCTCACCGAGCTTCTAAGCGTAGCTGGTCCCTTCCACACGTTCCTCGACTACCTCCTCTCGTCAGGAGTCATCGAAACGTTCCAAAGCCAAGCCAACAACACCGAGGAAGGCGTCACGATCTTCGTCCCAAAAGACGATGCTTTCAAGGCTCAGAAGAATCCTCCTCTCTCGAACCTCACCAAGGACCAGCTCAAGCAGCTTCTCCTCTCCCACGCTCTTCCTCACTACTACTCTCTTTCCGAGTTCAAGAACCTGAGCCAATCCGGTCCGGTTAGCACCTTCGCCGGTGGACAGTACCCTTTGAAGTTCACTGATGTTTCCGGTACGGTTAGGATCGAGACGCTCTGGACCAGGACTAAAGTCAGCAGCAGCGTTTTCTCCACCGACCCCGTGGCGGTTTACCAAGTGAACCGGGTGCTTTTGCCTGAAGCGATCTTTGGAACTGATGTCCCTCCAATGCCTGCTCCGGCTCCTGCTCCTGTGGTTAGCTCTCCTTCTGATTCGCCTTCTGCTGATTCTGATGAAGCCAACGCTTCTTCGCCTAAGTCGTCGCACAAGAACTCAGCACAGACGCTGGCTTTAGCTCCAGTTGCTATGGTGGTTTCCGGTTTGGTGGCATTGTTCTTGTGA
- the LOC111214208 gene encoding uncharacterized protein LOC111214208: protein MASQFFIPSANVTSIGGDAVYVATVPLRATGGPPQLIMSMAYSLNIWNLQHFMVLIKPSSSIPQEVIVFDFQPVNPESIEAAVSIISGKSVPGVVMQRKLKNVPKQRCWMAGSPKGNNAMEMAIEFNSSWETDLRVGFHDCRHYTNELVQHLTGEIQIVERLTKSISS, encoded by the exons ATGGCGTCTCAATTCTTCATACCATCAGCAAACGTCACCAGTATCGGCGGAGATGCCGTTTATGTAGCGACAGTGCCGCTCAGAGCAACGGGTGGTCCACCACAGCTTATCATGTCAATGGCCTACTCACTAAATATATGGAATTTACAACATTTCATGGTTCTCATCAaaccatcttcttcaattccTCAAGAG GTAATCGTGTTTGATTTCCAGCCTGTTAATCCAGAAAGCATAGAAGCAGCAGTATCAATTATATCAGGAAAATCGGTTCCAG GAGTAGTGATGCAAAGAAAGTTGAAGAATGTTCCTAAACAAAGATGTTGGATGGCTGGATCACCCAAAGGGAACAATGCCATGGAAATGGCAATTGAGTTTAATAGCTCATGGGAGACTGATCTTAGAGTTGGCTTTCATGATTGCCGACATTATACCAATG AACTTGTTCAACATCTTACCGGAGAAATACAAATTGTTGAGCGACTCACAAAAAGCATCAGCAGTTAG
- the LOC111214209 gene encoding uncharacterized protein LOC111214209, with translation MPSTKKIKPSFIWSLQHFMVLIKPSFPIHQEAIVFDFQPVNPESIEAAISILSRKSIRGVVMQRKLKNVPKQRCWMVGSSKGNNAMEMAIEFNSSWVTGLRVGFHDCRHYTNGTITSFDFGFYNIIKSRKSWFVFIHRTC, from the exons ATGCCatcgacaaaaaaaattaaaccttcTTTTATATGGAGTTTACAACATTTCATGGTTCTCATCAAACCTTCTTTTCCCATTCATCAAGAG GCAATCGTGTTTGATTTCCAGCCTGTTAATCCCGAAAGCATAGAAGCAGCAATCTCGATTTTATCAAGAAAATCGATTCGAG GTGTGGTGATGCAAAGAAAATTGAAGAATGTTCCTAAACAAAGATGTTGGATGGTTGGATCATCCAAAGGGAATAATGCCATGGAAATGGCAATTGAGTTTAATAGCTCATGGGTAACTGGTCTTAGAGTTGGCTTTCATGATTGCCGACATTATACCAATGGTACTATTACAAGCTTTGACTTTGGtttttataacataataaaGTCTCGTAAGTCTTGGTTTGTTTTCATCCACAGAACTTGTTGA